In Leptospira stimsonii, one DNA window encodes the following:
- the tnpB gene encoding IS66 family insertion sequence element accessory protein TnpB (TnpB, as the term is used for proteins encoded by IS66 family insertion elements, is considered an accessory protein, since TnpC, encoded by a neighboring gene, is a DDE family transposase.), which produces MMELNPGSRKVYLRPGVTDLRKSINTLAIIVEGKMKKVPYSESLFLFCNRKRDKLKMLYWDKSGFCLWQKRLEESKFPWPNSEEEVYKIPTERFHWLLNGIDFFKEHKKLKYKNVS; this is translated from the coding sequence ATGATGGAGCTAAATCCGGGAAGCAGAAAAGTGTATTTACGGCCTGGAGTCACGGATTTAAGAAAGTCGATCAATACACTTGCCATAATCGTAGAAGGTAAAATGAAAAAGGTTCCGTATTCGGAGAGTCTCTTTTTATTCTGCAATCGCAAGAGAGATAAACTGAAAATGCTCTATTGGGATAAGAGCGGGTTTTGCCTTTGGCAGAAGAGACTGGAAGAGAGTAAATTTCCGTGGCCGAACTCAGAGGAGGAAGTGTATAAAATTCCAACTGAAAGATTTCATTGGCTATTAAACGGAATTGATTTCTTCAAAGAACACAAGAAATTAAAATACAAGAAT
- a CDS encoding sodium:solute symporter family transporter translates to MESQLGQPNFLSILFFLLFVVLTLGITYWAARKTKTSSEFYAAGRSITGFQNGLALSGDFMSAASFLGISGMVALKGYDGMLYAVGWLVGWPALMFLVAEPLRNLGKFTFADVVAFRLRQKPIRIAAAIGGILVTLTYSIAQIVGSGKLINLMFGLPYEVAVVIVGIVMLLYVLFGGMIATTWVQIIKACLLLSGVTLLTILALAQFGFSLENLYGAVDEKFGSAALEPGGLVSNPLDAVSLGLALMLGLLGLPHILMRFYTVPDAKEARKSVAYATTFIGYFYLIIPIVGFSAAVLIGREPIASVDKGGNMAAALLSELLGGTILMGFIAAVAFATILAVVAGLTLAAASTISHDIFVSVMKEGDATEAEQVRVARRATVAFGVLGILIGILFKDQNVAFLVGLAFAIAASGNFPALFLSIVWKNFSTIGGVVSILTGSVSAIVLIVLSPTVWVDVFGFKTAIFPLKNPAIFSMALSFLSAVCFSKLYPEKSAQEKYESEKIRTYLGIGAE, encoded by the coding sequence ATGGAATCGCAACTCGGACAGCCGAATTTTTTATCCATTCTTTTCTTTCTCCTCTTCGTTGTTCTTACGTTAGGAATCACGTATTGGGCCGCGAGAAAAACGAAAACTTCCAGCGAGTTCTACGCCGCTGGAAGAAGTATCACGGGTTTTCAGAACGGGCTCGCTCTCTCCGGTGATTTTATGTCCGCCGCTTCTTTTTTAGGAATTTCTGGAATGGTCGCGCTCAAAGGATATGACGGAATGTTGTATGCGGTCGGTTGGCTCGTAGGTTGGCCGGCTCTGATGTTTCTCGTTGCGGAACCGCTTCGTAATCTCGGTAAGTTTACGTTTGCGGATGTGGTCGCGTTTCGATTGAGACAAAAGCCGATTCGGATCGCCGCGGCCATCGGAGGAATTTTGGTGACGCTCACTTATTCGATCGCTCAGATCGTGGGTTCGGGTAAACTCATCAATCTGATGTTCGGTCTTCCTTACGAAGTTGCGGTCGTTATCGTTGGGATCGTGATGCTCCTTTACGTTTTGTTCGGTGGAATGATCGCGACCACTTGGGTTCAGATCATCAAAGCCTGCCTACTTTTGTCCGGAGTTACGTTACTCACCATTCTCGCACTCGCTCAATTCGGTTTCAGTTTGGAGAATTTATACGGCGCCGTCGATGAAAAGTTCGGGAGCGCGGCTTTGGAGCCGGGAGGTCTTGTTTCCAATCCTCTGGATGCGGTTTCCTTGGGATTGGCCTTGATGTTGGGTTTATTAGGACTTCCTCATATTCTAATGCGCTTTTATACGGTGCCTGATGCGAAAGAGGCGCGGAAGTCCGTGGCGTATGCGACGACCTTTATCGGATATTTTTATTTGATCATTCCGATCGTCGGTTTTTCCGCCGCGGTTTTGATCGGAAGGGAACCGATTGCGAGCGTGGATAAGGGAGGAAATATGGCGGCGGCTTTGTTATCCGAACTTCTCGGAGGAACGATCTTGATGGGCTTTATCGCGGCGGTCGCGTTTGCGACGATTCTTGCCGTTGTCGCGGGTTTGACTTTAGCGGCGGCTTCCACGATCTCACACGATATTTTTGTGAGCGTGATGAAAGAAGGGGATGCGACGGAAGCAGAACAGGTAAGAGTTGCACGAAGGGCTACGGTCGCCTTTGGGGTGTTAGGTATTTTGATCGGAATTCTTTTTAAGGATCAGAACGTCGCGTTCTTAGTCGGTCTTGCTTTTGCGATTGCCGCGAGTGGAAATTTTCCAGCCTTGTTTCTATCTATCGTTTGGAAAAATTTCAGCACGATCGGAGGAGTTGTTTCGATTCTTACTGGATCCGTATCCGCAATCGTCTTGATCGTTTTAAGTCCGACCGTTTGGGTCGACGTCTTCGGTTTTAAAACGGCGATCTTTCCCTTAAAAAACCCGGCCATCTTTTCGATGGCCCTTTCCTTTCTGAGTGCTGTTTGTTTTTCAAAATTGTATCCGGAAAAGTCTGCCCAAGAAAAATACGAGTCAGAGAAAATTCGGACGTATCTGGGAATCGGCGCTGAGTAG
- a CDS encoding DUF485 domain-containing protein — MSWELILFCSAAKGVLRMKITPHALMEEPDFKKLVRSRWIVSFTLLGLLFLSYYGYILSVAFYPEFLIRKVGTFSNIGILLSALVIFFSWILTLVYVFWANRYYDRNVESLKKRLED, encoded by the coding sequence ATGAGTTGGGAATTGATTCTATTTTGCTCGGCGGCAAAGGGAGTTCTAAGAATGAAAATCACACCGCACGCGCTGATGGAAGAACCGGATTTTAAGAAGTTGGTTCGTTCTCGCTGGATCGTAAGTTTTACGCTCTTGGGTTTGTTGTTTTTATCGTATTACGGTTATATTCTTTCCGTCGCATTCTACCCTGAATTTTTGATTCGAAAGGTGGGTACGTTTTCCAATATCGGAATTCTTCTGAGCGCTTTGGTGATTTTCTTTTCTTGGATCCTCACTTTGGTCTACGTTTTTTGGGCCAATCGTTACTACGATCGAAACGTAGAATCTTTGAAGAAAAGGTTGGAGGATTGA
- a CDS encoding lipase/acyltransferase domain-containing protein: MKFHTYTSAGLILLSFLFCSGQKERAFGPGLLKNAGSEGSHSTVAMQIPLVFVPGYKGSELFRKNESGSLDAIWLTPWQALNFSAPDLTLRKNESVQVGEVLSSVTLIPFLIDVKVYQPWLEWISTNARFRPYVFPYDWRKDNGETSLALEAFLEKVQKENAGVAPVLVGHSNGGNLALSVINRRPNLASKVIFVGVPFRGGIGFMEDLISGTSTGLNPEITSACVVSSFISVYTFFPREGSFDTKELLKDSDQKNIPFRFFNASDWEKYELGPYSHEAHCEPPPSLKEFQSRLDLALAFRNSLDPKKGNQYPPVLVVHAKNRPTMRVLMPEKNPDHWLWDFKNAQRAPGDGRVTFTSSIPPDEIVYQSFLSDAEHSSLLSDPKVWERIYSFLHE, translated from the coding sequence GTGAAATTCCATACATATACTTCGGCGGGTTTGATTCTTCTTTCGTTTTTGTTTTGTTCCGGTCAAAAGGAACGGGCCTTCGGCCCGGGTTTGTTAAAGAATGCCGGATCCGAAGGAAGTCATTCCACGGTTGCGATGCAAATCCCTCTTGTTTTCGTTCCAGGTTATAAGGGATCCGAGCTCTTTCGAAAGAACGAGTCCGGTTCCCTCGACGCGATTTGGCTTACTCCTTGGCAGGCTTTGAATTTTTCCGCACCCGATCTAACTTTGAGAAAGAACGAATCGGTTCAAGTAGGAGAGGTTTTATCTTCCGTAACTCTCATCCCGTTTTTGATCGACGTAAAAGTTTATCAACCTTGGCTAGAATGGATTTCGACTAACGCGAGATTCCGACCGTATGTTTTTCCTTACGATTGGAGAAAGGACAACGGTGAAACCTCCTTGGCTCTCGAAGCATTTTTGGAAAAAGTTCAAAAGGAAAACGCCGGAGTCGCACCCGTTCTCGTAGGTCATAGCAACGGGGGAAATCTCGCGCTCTCCGTGATCAATCGAAGACCGAACTTAGCTTCGAAGGTGATCTTTGTCGGCGTTCCGTTTCGTGGCGGAATCGGATTTATGGAAGATCTGATTTCCGGAACTTCCACGGGGTTGAATCCCGAGATCACAAGCGCTTGTGTCGTTTCGAGTTTCATTTCGGTTTATACGTTTTTCCCGAGAGAAGGAAGTTTTGATACGAAGGAATTACTCAAGGATTCCGATCAGAAGAACATTCCATTCCGTTTTTTTAATGCTTCCGATTGGGAGAAATACGAACTCGGTCCGTATTCCCACGAAGCGCATTGCGAACCTCCTCCTTCTTTGAAAGAATTTCAGTCCAGATTGGATCTTGCGCTCGCGTTTCGAAATTCTCTCGATCCCAAAAAAGGAAATCAGTATCCTCCCGTCTTGGTCGTTCACGCGAAAAATCGACCAACGATGAGAGTTCTGATGCCCGAAAAAAATCCGGACCATTGGCTTTGGGATTTTAAGAATGCGCAAAGAGCGCCCGGGGACGGAAGGGTTACATTTACGAGTTCGATTCCTCCGGATGAAATCGTGTATCAAAGCTTTCTTTCCGATGCGGAGCATTCTTCTTTGTTAAGCGACCCGAAAGTGTGGGAGAGAATCTATTCCTTTCTTCATGAATAA
- a CDS encoding esterase/lipase family protein — translation MILFCGIPLRIWILLGSFVLFDCATYSTANYSQFEQEKLVNVSSVSSNKLSLLTMRYLKSNDLDERFEESPLVVIYDLDNRLLAYKSRDLAYYLSELCYLTGNSLDTEDPEFAKMYASALVYSYTYLFDSKATPAPDPFSAEFRFALLTYNRSLAQLVRYAKKNRKLANVTDLNLPLIRGNLVMDGAEVETSWTPQNFLQIEVAYDFRTKGFSNHISKYGIGTPLILIRKFPENEPQKRIQYEFINGVGQAYPGTAFVSLEESYLGNRDLMNLRAKIHVYDPVFRDRIEFEGMNLPMESDTTTPLAYMLTIAQKRDSLLAIFDGETSISRKGLYLVYPYRRDKIPVVFVHGLASSPFIWFPMINELLADPEIKEKYQFWVYWYPTVNPMLLSAADFRDTLYDLRKVYDPKNEHKSFDRMVLIGHSMGGLIAKLAVTKGRKEEWMTAANVPYSAYESMSEEYKKEIKRVFDFDPVPFVKRAIFIATPHRGSNLAEGILGTIARFLFILPKEVAKKFQEGYKFLLVNHKDGDLVPGVYGVDGLSPKSLFMKVTGEYRPLVKFHSIIGNSKLADLDWISDSVVPYESSHLDHPESELLIQSEHSVQNHLPTFLEVKRILKEHTKEENP, via the coding sequence ATGATTTTGTTTTGTGGAATTCCATTAAGAATTTGGATTCTTCTTGGATCCTTCGTTCTATTCGATTGTGCCACGTATTCTACCGCAAACTATTCCCAGTTCGAACAGGAGAAGTTAGTCAACGTAAGTAGCGTCTCTTCTAACAAACTCAGTCTTCTCACGATGCGATATCTCAAAAGCAACGATCTCGACGAAAGGTTCGAAGAATCACCCCTCGTAGTCATCTACGATTTGGACAATCGACTTCTCGCGTATAAATCCAGAGATCTCGCCTATTATCTTTCCGAACTCTGTTATCTCACCGGAAATTCTTTGGATACGGAAGATCCGGAGTTTGCGAAGATGTATGCTTCCGCATTAGTATATTCTTATACATATCTATTCGATTCGAAGGCGACTCCCGCGCCCGATCCGTTTTCCGCGGAATTTCGTTTTGCGCTTCTCACATACAATCGTTCCTTGGCGCAGTTGGTCCGTTATGCGAAGAAGAATCGAAAGCTGGCTAACGTGACCGATCTCAATCTTCCGTTGATTCGAGGAAATCTCGTAATGGACGGCGCCGAAGTCGAAACTTCTTGGACGCCGCAGAATTTTCTGCAAATCGAAGTCGCTTATGATTTTAGGACGAAGGGATTTTCCAATCATATCAGCAAATACGGAATCGGAACTCCGTTGATTCTAATCCGAAAATTTCCGGAAAACGAACCTCAAAAAAGAATCCAGTATGAATTCATCAACGGAGTCGGACAGGCGTATCCGGGAACCGCGTTCGTAAGTTTGGAAGAATCCTATCTTGGAAACAGAGACTTGATGAACCTGAGGGCAAAGATTCACGTCTACGATCCCGTCTTTCGGGATCGAATTGAATTCGAAGGAATGAATCTTCCGATGGAAAGCGATACGACCACACCGCTTGCATACATGCTAACGATCGCGCAAAAACGGGACAGCCTACTTGCGATCTTCGACGGAGAAACGAGCATTTCCAGAAAAGGTCTTTATCTCGTATATCCGTATCGAAGGGATAAGATCCCGGTCGTATTCGTACACGGACTCGCTTCCTCGCCTTTTATCTGGTTTCCGATGATCAACGAGCTACTCGCCGATCCTGAAATCAAAGAGAAATATCAATTCTGGGTTTATTGGTATCCCACAGTAAATCCGATGCTTCTTTCCGCCGCGGACTTTAGAGATACGTTATACGATTTAAGAAAGGTTTACGATCCGAAAAACGAACATAAAAGTTTTGATCGAATGGTATTGATCGGTCATAGTATGGGTGGCCTCATCGCAAAGTTAGCCGTAACCAAGGGACGAAAAGAAGAATGGATGACCGCCGCAAACGTCCCCTATTCCGCGTACGAGTCCATGAGCGAAGAATACAAAAAGGAAATCAAAAGAGTATTCGATTTCGATCCTGTGCCTTTCGTCAAAAGGGCGATCTTTATCGCGACGCCGCACCGAGGATCCAATCTAGCCGAAGGAATTTTAGGAACGATTGCGAGATTTCTATTTATACTTCCAAAGGAGGTGGCGAAAAAATTTCAGGAAGGTTATAAATTCTTACTCGTAAATCACAAGGATGGGGATTTAGTTCCTGGAGTCTATGGAGTGGACGGGTTGTCGCCCAAAAGCCTCTTTATGAAAGTAACGGGAGAATACAGACCACTCGTCAAATTTCATTCCATCATCGGGAATTCAAAACTCGCGGATCTGGACTGGATCAGCGATTCGGTCGTTCCCTACGAAAGTTCCCATTTGGATCACCCCGAATCCGAATTACTCATCCAATCCGAACATTCCGTACAAAATCACCTTCCAACTTTTTTGGAAGTAAAACGGATCCTCAAAGAACACACAAAAGAGGAAAATCCATAA
- a CDS encoding lysophospholipid acyltransferase family protein, whose product MEENSKVKEKESFKRKFLVWLIPFLVVNLQRLIGFTSRRVNIGDGSLEKLRKEKKPYILSIWHTNVLYSPYLNRKAGAAVLISESKDGDFINNVVHRFDNYSIRGSSSKGGSKALKALIVHLKKNLPAAITPDGPRGPALVVQPGLIACGQVSQVPIIPFHYECTRQWIAERSWDKHRIPKPFTTFVVSYGEPILIPRQLDEKGFEEARLMVEKAMLENRQRCIDKAEELRNR is encoded by the coding sequence ATGGAAGAAAATTCTAAAGTAAAAGAAAAAGAATCGTTCAAAAGAAAATTTCTGGTTTGGTTGATTCCCTTTCTCGTCGTCAATCTCCAAAGACTGATCGGTTTTACTTCTCGAAGAGTCAATATCGGAGACGGAAGTTTGGAAAAACTCCGCAAAGAAAAAAAGCCCTATATCCTTTCCATCTGGCACACGAACGTTCTCTATTCTCCTTATCTCAATCGAAAAGCGGGAGCCGCGGTTTTGATCTCCGAATCCAAAGACGGAGATTTCATCAACAACGTAGTGCATCGTTTTGATAATTACAGTATTCGGGGGAGTTCCTCCAAGGGTGGATCCAAGGCTTTAAAAGCGCTTATCGTTCATCTAAAAAAAAATCTCCCCGCGGCGATCACTCCGGACGGTCCTCGCGGACCCGCGCTTGTTGTGCAACCGGGTTTGATCGCTTGTGGTCAAGTTTCTCAGGTTCCGATCATTCCCTTCCACTATGAATGTACTCGTCAATGGATCGCCGAAAGATCCTGGGACAAACATAGAATTCCGAAACCGTTTACCACTTTCGTGGTGTCTTACGGCGAACCGATTTTGATTCCGAGGCAATTGGACGAGAAGGGTTTTGAAGAAGCGCGCCTCATGGTCGAGAAGGCGATGTTGGAAAATCGTCAGAGATGCATCGATAAAGCCGAAGAATTAAGAAATCGATAA
- a CDS encoding bile acid:sodium symporter family protein, with protein sequence MESNLLTAIFLPLALGIIMLGMGMSLTIEDFKRIFILPKAALTGLTLQLLLLPIAGWLIADFSGLPGELAVGLMLLAICPGGATSNLITHLAKGDVALSITLTAITSCVTVVSIPILLNVSMHHFLGSGQMIELNVPQTILQIFLVTVLPVTMGMILNAKKPDLSKKFEKLVKVLSGIFLILIIAGAIVRERQNIVPFFIQVGPAALALNLTTMVLGFLGASLMKVTKAQRTSITIEVGIQNGTLGIAIATSILNNAAMAIPSAIYSLIMFATGALFSVWMHRIPDEV encoded by the coding sequence ATGGAATCCAATTTGCTAACAGCTATATTCCTTCCGCTCGCGTTAGGAATCATCATGCTCGGAATGGGGATGTCTCTGACAATCGAGGACTTCAAACGAATCTTCATTCTTCCGAAAGCCGCCTTGACCGGACTCACCTTACAGTTGTTACTCTTACCGATCGCAGGATGGCTTATCGCGGATTTTTCCGGTCTTCCCGGAGAACTTGCCGTCGGTCTTATGTTGCTCGCAATTTGTCCGGGAGGAGCGACTTCGAATCTGATCACTCATCTCGCGAAAGGCGACGTCGCGCTTTCGATCACGTTAACCGCAATCACGAGCTGTGTCACCGTCGTTTCGATTCCGATTCTTCTGAATGTCTCCATGCACCATTTTTTAGGCAGCGGACAGATGATCGAATTGAACGTTCCACAGACGATCCTGCAAATATTTTTAGTCACCGTATTACCGGTTACGATGGGAATGATTCTCAACGCAAAAAAACCGGACCTTTCCAAAAAGTTCGAAAAACTAGTGAAAGTTCTCTCCGGAATTTTTCTGATTCTCATCATCGCCGGCGCAATCGTAAGAGAAAGACAGAATATCGTTCCGTTTTTTATCCAAGTCGGACCCGCCGCCTTAGCTCTCAATTTAACTACGATGGTCCTCGGATTTTTAGGAGCGTCTTTGATGAAAGTTACGAAGGCGCAAAGAACTTCGATAACGATCGAGGTAGGAATCCAAAACGGGACCTTGGGAATCGCGATCGCGACTTCGATTCTCAATAACGCGGCGATGGCGATTCCCTCCGCGATTTACAGCTTGATCATGTTCGCAACCGGCGCCCTATTTTCGGTTTGGATGCATAGGATCCCGGATGAGGTTTAG
- a CDS encoding DMT family transporter has product MEASESKWKPFLGTSLVLAGAVFFSAKAIFVKLVYRYDVDSITALTLRMLFAIPFFAWIAFRSRKKENSVKLSGKDWTLIFALAFLGYYLASLFDFIGLEYISAGLERLTLFVYPTIVLVISSIIYKRKIKGIEIFAIILTYSGITVAFFGDIQTEGPDAIKGVLFVFASAVAYSLYLVGSESLIPKIGSVKFTSYLMLLSGLIVVIHFLLTKELSLLVQSQPVYLLGLALGVLTTVIPAYFTTEGIRMIGSGRAAIVGSVGPISTILLAWIFLGDAITSTGIAGTFLVLAGVLSIGKKKQNSKEKNASETDSSV; this is encoded by the coding sequence ATGGAAGCATCCGAATCAAAATGGAAACCTTTTTTAGGAACCTCTCTTGTATTGGCCGGTGCCGTTTTCTTTTCCGCAAAGGCGATCTTCGTAAAACTTGTTTATCGATACGACGTGGATTCCATCACTGCGTTGACACTTCGAATGTTGTTTGCCATTCCATTCTTCGCATGGATCGCATTTCGTTCTCGAAAGAAAGAAAATTCGGTAAAACTTTCCGGCAAAGACTGGACTTTGATTTTTGCGCTCGCGTTTCTCGGATACTATCTCGCGAGTCTTTTCGATTTCATAGGTCTGGAATATATCTCGGCAGGTTTGGAAAGACTGACGCTCTTCGTCTATCCTACAATCGTACTCGTAATCAGTTCTATTATATATAAAAGAAAGATCAAAGGAATCGAGATTTTCGCAATTATTCTGACCTATTCCGGAATCACCGTCGCTTTTTTCGGCGACATTCAAACGGAAGGACCGGACGCGATCAAAGGTGTACTTTTTGTCTTTGCGTCGGCGGTGGCTTACTCATTGTATTTAGTCGGGAGCGAATCCTTGATACCGAAAATCGGATCCGTTAAGTTTACGTCTTATCTGATGCTTCTTTCCGGTTTGATCGTGGTGATTCATTTTTTACTCACAAAAGAACTTTCACTTTTGGTCCAATCACAACCGGTTTATCTTCTCGGATTGGCTCTCGGAGTTTTGACGACGGTCATACCGGCCTACTTCACTACCGAAGGAATTCGAATGATCGGATCTGGACGCGCGGCGATCGTCGGTTCCGTAGGTCCGATTTCCACCATTCTTCTTGCGTGGATTTTTTTAGGAGACGCGATCACTTCCACCGGAATTGCAGGCACCTTTCTCGTATTAGCCGGTGTGCTATCGATCGGGAAGAAAAAACAGAATTCTAAAGAAAAGAACGCGAGCGAAACGGATTCTTCGGTATGA
- a CDS encoding DUF1566 domain-containing protein, with protein MQPRFHLLSSLFVFLFIHCAQADRISLDTSSSAGLLFNAGFDFFRNATGKQITTFRFRAIENHLLQDFEGTIVGNQILIQGVPFGAVTRLKASFDSSAGATVFVNGTAQKSGDTSNDFSSPVRYEVVAGNGQKDAYSVSVNVITPITDAGQTDCFDTTASVIACGLGSLPGQDGDVSGLTSNLERTTLTSDSSQPVVVDKNTGLVWKTCKEGTNPIDCSALAAPTLFSYADAAVACSNLNVSGYAGLKNWRIPDLQELFTIASFSNAGPYTNMTVFPDGNQTFWSRSMADPASFTPRRWVYNFSNGNNEDAAEVGTLPVRCVAGGSYPAQNFTDLGDGTILDNNTNLLWQKCSVGQSGTSCQNSATTFFDWRDALVQCDSLPSTGGKWRVPNVREYLTIAKYDVLMGTNAIDLNVFPANLASGSYWTSNVSQLAGNLGVFTFDVQYGRLSRSGATYTDFVRCVKNAP; from the coding sequence ATGCAACCGCGATTTCATCTCCTTTCTTCTCTTTTTGTATTTCTTTTCATTCATTGCGCCCAAGCGGACAGAATCAGTTTAGATACGTCTTCGAGTGCTGGGCTTCTTTTCAATGCAGGCTTTGATTTTTTTAGAAACGCTACCGGGAAACAAATTACGACCTTTCGATTTCGAGCGATTGAAAATCATCTGCTCCAGGATTTTGAAGGAACGATCGTCGGAAATCAGATCCTCATTCAGGGAGTTCCTTTCGGTGCGGTGACTCGTTTGAAAGCCAGTTTTGATTCTTCGGCGGGTGCGACCGTTTTTGTAAATGGAACGGCTCAAAAGAGCGGAGATACTTCCAACGATTTTTCCTCTCCCGTACGTTACGAGGTCGTCGCAGGAAACGGACAAAAGGACGCTTACTCGGTTTCGGTTAACGTGATCACTCCGATCACTGACGCGGGACAAACGGATTGTTTTGACACAACAGCTTCGGTGATCGCTTGTGGGCTGGGCAGTTTACCAGGACAGGACGGGGACGTTTCCGGACTAACGTCGAACCTGGAAAGGACGACTCTCACGAGCGATTCTTCTCAACCCGTCGTAGTCGACAAAAATACCGGATTGGTTTGGAAAACTTGTAAGGAAGGAACGAACCCGATCGACTGTAGCGCGTTAGCCGCTCCTACGCTTTTTTCCTATGCGGACGCGGCTGTCGCTTGTTCCAATCTCAATGTCTCCGGTTACGCTGGTTTGAAGAATTGGAGAATTCCCGATCTTCAAGAGCTGTTCACAATCGCATCCTTTTCCAACGCGGGTCCGTACACGAATATGACCGTCTTTCCCGATGGAAATCAAACTTTTTGGTCTCGTTCTATGGCAGATCCCGCGTCGTTTACTCCAAGGCGTTGGGTTTATAATTTCTCGAACGGAAACAACGAGGACGCGGCTGAGGTGGGAACGCTTCCGGTTCGTTGTGTTGCGGGAGGAAGTTATCCGGCTCAAAACTTTACGGACCTCGGGGACGGAACGATTTTGGACAACAATACAAATCTTCTTTGGCAAAAATGTTCCGTTGGGCAATCCGGTACCTCTTGTCAAAACTCTGCGACTACTTTTTTCGATTGGCGGGACGCCCTTGTTCAGTGTGATTCCTTGCCGTCGACCGGCGGAAAGTGGAGGGTTCCGAATGTCCGAGAATATCTAACGATCGCAAAATACGATGTTCTTATGGGGACCAACGCGATCGATCTCAACGTATTTCCGGCGAATCTTGCCTCGGGAAGTTATTGGACCAGCAATGTAAGTCAATTGGCGGGGAATCTCGGAGTGTTTACATTCGATGTACAATATGGGAGACTTTCTCGGTCCGGGGCGACATATACGGATTTTGTAAGATGTGTAAAAAACGCCCCTTAG